Below is a window of Gossypium hirsutum isolate 1008001.06 chromosome A12, Gossypium_hirsutum_v2.1, whole genome shotgun sequence DNA.
AGAAGgaaattgaaattttcatttttatttttttatctttcacCTCctgatttcaattaaataaatatttttaatattaataaaatttagaaGTGTGACTGTATTTAAAAATAGGAAGCTTTTTACTAATAGACCAAACAAAGgtaagaataaaaagaaaaacccatAGGAATATTAAGATGATTGGATGATAATGAGTAGCCGACTATGGTGACCAAAGGGCAAATACAAATATACAACATCCGAGTGATTCCCAAGCACTCTCCTtcacattttccttttttttcttttgtaaatcCAATGCCTTCTTTTTAGCCTTTCATTGTCACTTCCTCCgtcaattaaagttaaaatacCCTTCTTGGTTTTGGAGAAGATCACCCATTCCAGAGTATCTTTTGTTTTTACAcagattttcatttttcttttacattaccTAGGCTGTATGTATACACTTTTTGCTATACAAGATGAacctattttaaataaataaaaattggggTTATATTTCTGTtcctaaaaatgaaaatgagtGTTTCTTTAATGGAATCGAATTAATTGTTTGATATAATATATTGAATTGATAGAGATCTCCACTAATATATTGGGAAATTTGTAATGATTTTATTGtgtttaaaaattatatcatAAAGTGTAAGAACTTGTTGGGAGACTATGACATAGCGGTGTTTAAAGAAACTCGTGATTTAACACCAACATTTTGATcacaacaaaataaagaaaacccaacCAACACCCCCCCCCAATCAATTAGGTCAGTGATGATATatcttccattttcttttctcttctctatttgataagcaaaaaaaatattcataattgAAATTAGGTGATTTTTCTCGAAATCGAAATCAAACTCTCTTGCACTGAATCAATATAATTGAAATTCAAAGTTTGAATCCTAttaaagagaatagaaaaaattGGCTGAGTTTTTAACTATCTCTCAAACggggaaaaaatataaaatattgacaagtaaaagatgaaaatgggtaggaaaataaaaatggaaaatgtgGAAATGTAAAAAATAGagggaaaatgaaaaagaaaggctGACGAAAATACAGATGGATGGGCCATCTATAAACAAACATAACCAATCCCAGCGGCAGCGGTAGCGGCAGAGACCTGCAGTCCCCTCTACTGCTCTGCGCTCACCAACTTTCAACTTACtacttaatacatatatatatgtatatattccttTTACCAATGTTTTTTTCCCAAATTGAatgggttttaattaaaaaatgttattAGTAATTAGTGATTTAATTAGGAATAACAATAAAGGGCAAAAGAGTATTAAGTGGGAAgtgtgaaattgaaatgaaagacAAACAGGAGAGGGTGAGAGTGAGAAGTAAAGCCAAACCCCACGCGAACAACAAGCGAAAGCAAAGTCcaccaaaaaaacaaaagaaaaaaagaaagaaagaaagagcagAAATAGGTGTCTCTCTCTTGGACTGATtctttttcatttccatttccatctCTCTTCTCCCTAtatatcaaaagaaaagaaaccatATCAAACAAAGGCAAAGCCAAAATGTTGGTGGTGAGAAACCAAATTAAAGAAACAAGAAAATTAGAAGAAGGGTGATCTATTCTCTTGTTGTTGATCAGCTTTTATCATCCATTCTTTGATTGcttcattcattcattctttcTTTCTTATCTTCTTCAAACTTGATTGCTTTCCCTTCACAATCACATTGCTGTAATGGCCGTTCAAGCTCAGTATCCTTCCAATGTCCTCCTCTTAAACAGGTTTGTCTTTTTATCTCTCTGCCTCTTCATATGATTTCTCatctatttatttatcttttctggggtatttttttttatagaagtGGACAAGAAGGGCATGAGTTTTCGTTGCAACAACAAGGGGGAGGGGTTTATGTTGATCAATCCCATATGTTCTTTAACAGCAGCAACAACAATAATAATCCAAGGAAAAGAGGAAGAGAAATGGCAGCGGTAGCAACAACAGCGCCCGTGAATTCATTTTCTTTGCAAACGCAACCGCCTCAATTCATAGAGCTTTCTCAACTCCAAAGACCAAATGTAGTCTCCACGGGGCTCTGCTTATCTTTTGGGGACCAACAACACTTgcaccaaaaccaaaaccaaagttATGAACACCAACATCAAAatctcgtttccagctccactgCTTTTCTGTCTATAATATCTGATGAATTGGCTACCCAAATCAAACGCCAGAGAGAAGAACTAGACCAATTTCTTCAAGCCCAGGTACCAGAGTTTTCTTTCTTGAATTGGTTTTCTTTTGTTAGGGAAAAATGTAgtgacattttattatttttttttttggggggggttcGTTTGTTATGGATTAAAGGGGGAGGCATTGCGGCGTACGTTAGCGGAGAAAAGACATAGGCACTTCCGTGCGCTACTGGGGGCAGCGGAAGAATCGGTGGCGAGGAGATTAAGGGATAAAGAGGCGGAAGTTGAGAAAGCAAAGCAGCGGAACGCAGAGTTGGAGACACGCGTGGCGCAACTTAACGTGGAGGCGCAGGTTTGGCAGGCGAAAGCCCGGGCACAGGAGGCTACGGCGGCTTCATTACAAGCGCAGCTTCAACAGGCTATAATGAGCGGAGGGGCTGCCGTCTCGATGCACGACAGCAGGAGAGGGGAGGAGGGGGTAAAGTGCGGTGAAGGGCAAGCGGTGGACGCCGAGTCGGCTTACGTGGACCCGGACCGGGTGGTGGCTTCATGGGGTCCGGCATGCAAGGCGTGTCGGAAACGTCTGGCGTCGATGGTGCTGCTGCCGTGTCGGCATCTATGCTTGTGTACAGAGTGTGATCGAGTGGCGCAAGCCTGCCCGCTTTGCCTCACCGCCAGGAATTCTAGCGTCGAGGCTTttctttcttgaattttttttttaaagtccagattaaaaaaaaaagggggggaaaAACAatttggaaaaaagaaagaaaatcaaatagTATAAACCTTGATTATGATAAtaagttttacatttttaatcaaaGTTTATATTTGGTTCATAAAGAAATTTCAATAAATCTAAGATAAATTTTTTGTATATGAACAAATGGTAGAACAAGTTCAGAggttatacatatataatatcacTAATTTCGTCCGACAAATTATTCAAACTAAAATATTAGCATCATTTATTCATaaaccaaaagaatattaaaaatgtCAATAACCATTACTTCaactattttctttaaataattgcttacaaaaataatcaatttaaaataaacttaattatgttgtttttttttcattattcttCAATATGTTGGGAACACGATAAATAATATTTAGAAACATTAAGAAGCAAAACGAGTAAAACGTATAATTAATTgggttaaattattttattagtcCTTGTGCTATGCGTAAGATGATTTGGTCATTCAATCTTAATTAGACAaactaaattcataaaattaagttatgttttattttaaaaaaatttatgcaacaaataaattatcacattGTAATGCCATATCTAGGGGAAGGAAAGTAAAAGGAGAAAAGTTTTGAGAGGTTTGGGGGAAGGGAAGTAAAAGACTTTGATAAAATTTTGAGTCAAATTAAATTTTGCTCATTCTTGACGATATCACCTTGCTATTGGATTAAGATCTACATATTACTTAAAAAAGGACTATAAACTAATTTAATGGTGGTTGTttacatcaagactaaaattttgaagttcaAAAAGTACAGGGAGTAAGAATAATTGACTTGgataacatgaattaaatttagaaTCTTATGCCATAGTACAAACTAATGatagaatttaaccaaataatttGAGCTACTACTGTTTCGGTCAAgactaatattaaaaaattgaaaatataggAGCTAAAATCAATCAATTCAAAAAATACATGCACCAGCATTGACCAAATTAGAGTACaggattaaatttataatttctgCAAAAGAACAGggactaataataaaatttgaccaAACAATAACATATGATTCAAAATTGAAGCACAATCGTGGATGAAATCACTTTAGGCATCAAAGATTAAGTTCGAGTCCGATGCCACCCAGTCCTTCAAATTTGTTgtaataaaaaaggattaaaatctacaattagatcatctagcatAAGTAATTcgtagatttagtatttattctttaatattattaatttttgtccatatattttttaaataatagtggttaaatttattaagctgaattatactatttttaaaatattatgctACAAATTTATTGTCATATGTGTGTAATTGTATGTTAAGTTATCATTTTCAcgttaaaaattatcaaattggaGAATATCAACTAAATTCATCACTTCCATCAAGggcaaattcaaaaatatttttaggggtcgaaattgaataataaaattttgagaaatcaaaatataattttataatgtattaatttattattacatcatttttgaaaggattaaacatatttttttttcttttttaggggTCAAAGtcaattttatcattaattaatttttgatttaattatcTTATCGAAAACATAGATAGCATTTTTTTCATTTGAGGAGGGTCCAATGTCCTACATGCCTCCTTCAGATTTGCCTTGGACTTACAAATATACGAGACTAATAGCAGGATTtcacttaatgaatttaattacTACGATTTGAAtcatgattaaatttttaaaatttaataaatatataaattaaaattaatcgaattaaaGTTGTAGATATTAAATctgtaaagtaaaaaaaaataacaacaaattttGACAACTAATGAGGAAGTTTTGTTTCTATTGACAAAAGAAAAGATCCTGAATATTAACTATTCAAATTTGAGATTCATCATATGTAATTATATACGTGAGTCTTCGAATTCTACCATAGGTACGTAGGTTTTAGGTCGAATTGTACCAACTCTTATCTgttatacttgtaattatttaattctttgtattttacttgataaaaataaaatattgaagcaccatggtaTGATGGGATCCAATTGAAAGAAGAGAAGCGAGGAGTGGTGTCAGTCCATGTGTTGCTGAGCTAGCTGCTCAATGTCTCCATTACACACATCAACTACCACTATATAAGATAATGCCTTTCATTATTGCCTTTTGGAGGCAAATCCCTCAAATCCATACAGATAAATAATATTTGCTAGTATTACTGTAGCTTTCTAAGAAGGAGGAATTTGTGTCAAAAATTACTGCTGGAtgaattaaaagttaaaagagtAAATGTAATTAACCATATGCAAAATTGCGGATGCAGTCCCTTCTTTTCATTTGAATCTATCAATTTATATGACATTTTGCTACATGAAGTTGAAGTGTATGCCATGCAACCACAGCGCTCCAACATTAAAGGTAATGATGTACATTAATTACATTCTATATACTGCTTGTGAGATTTAAGAAAGAAGcaaaagtattttttattatattgattttttaaatatatattgtgGAGAGTAGCTCACACAATAATCATATACATGGACAATTGATAATGCAGAAGAATAGTTTAGATAGTTATATATCTTAAAATTAGAGGTACCATTAAAAGAAACTCATAAATTGCATGAACTATATAAGATATTAACccaaataaaatcaataaagTTACAAGTTAAGATTGATTTAGTTTCAAGCTAAACCTGTTAAGGAATTGGAGGGAATCAGGATTCATTTGTTCAATAACCTTCTCTAATTTAATAATTAGGCAACACCTCCTGGTTAAAATTTCACACAAGTCTTCTTCCtatatttaaaattcaatccctttgcttctaaaattttaaattttaaatccaattgttaacataatcagagtttctttttattaaattcattagtatAACATTTTGAATAATACAATATTCGTTTGATAGGTatgtaacaaaaataataatattacaatgaaactaaatttaacataaaaattttaacggTGTTACGTGTTAATAATTAggcttatattttttatatccaAAAAGTAGAGTTgataaattctttaaaataaaaaaaagggttaaatttcaAATGTGAAAAAAAATCCAAGTTCATGAATGGAGAAATTATCTCCTTTTTGCCTTTGAAATTCTTGCAGAGCAGATGCTTTCTTACAATATGATGGACTTATGATAGACCCAAACTTTTACCTTATTACCAACTActgcatatatatatgataattatCAGTGAATTTGATATTTTGGAAGTAATTAAACTTTGAATATAATAATGAAGCTAAGTGCAGTTTAAGATTGGATCAGAGGCAACTTTGACTGCGTATCTAACAAGCAGAAGATAAGCTGGAATCTGGTTGTGCCTCATCACATGCCCATCACATTGCATTGTCCGATGCAAAATGGGGGTATTTTTCAAAGCTGTTTGAACTTTGAagtgaataaaagagaaaatttttattaatcaattaattccCCTCAACTACACCAAAAAACAAGTTTCCTTTGCCTTGATTTTTCACTACTTTTTATCCATATGATTCCAACTTGTTTTGAATGAAACTCAAGGGCTGTCAAATGGGGGCAAACGTAGAGGACAATGAAATTATAAGAGTTGCAGCAGTGCCCCCCCCCCCCCAATGCCTTGTTAAAGAGGGCTACATGGTCCTCACTCAACAACCACACCCCTGCAAAATGATAAAAAAGACTTGATATATACCAAACCTAGTGAGTGACCCAGCTCATTGAAACATAGGCAGTCCACGAAAGGAACACacatacctcgttttcaattaattttatttttatttattgaagtGGGAACGCAAAAAAATTTGTCCCTTGTTCTGGACGGTTTTGATCACTATATATGAAATGTCATTGGCATCGTTTGTCCCATTCTTGTTGTCATAAACCAGCACAGTCATCTTTGATGGAGTAAATGGACTTTTCTATTGTTTCGATTTTGCTGTAAATATGCAAGGAAAATACATAcgaagcttcttcttttttttattaaagcaaCTAAACGAGTACAAGCTGTATTGCTATTGGGATACGATGCTCAATGGGGATGGCAGTTTGACAAAAAACAGGGACATGAAGGAACGATCCATTTTGCATATTTTGGAACCCTTTATGACTAAGGATGCATGCTTTTCAGTACAGAATTTGACACTTCAATTTTGTTAGCTGTGGGGAAACCCCATTTACGGATTTAAACTTTCAAGACCTCACCAACGAAAACGTATGTTCACCACTCAAGGTTCAACGTTATTATTCCACGTACAATGGCTCACTAACAGTAAGCACACAACAGCCCCATTTTTACCTATAACTAGCCATAACACATTCcaaacccttaaataggaggataaatgTGTTTCAACGCACTTGAACTCATACCAGGGACTATAAC
It encodes the following:
- the LOC107946710 gene encoding BOI-related E3 ubiquitin-protein ligase 1 isoform X2; translation: MAVQAQYPSNVLLLNSGQEGHEFSLQQQGGGVYVDQSHMFFNSSNNNNNPRKRGREMAAVATTAPVNSFSLQTQPPQFIELSQLQRPNVVSTGLCLSFGDQQHLHQNQNQSYEHQHQNLVSSSTAFLSIISDELATQIKRQREELDQFLQAQGEALRRTLAEKRHRHFRALLGAAEESVARRLRDKEAEVEKAKQRNAELETRVAQLNVEAQVWQAKARAQEATAASLQAQLQQAIMSGGAAVSMHDSRRGEEGVKCGEGQAVDAESAYVDPDRVVASWGPACKACRKRLASMVLLPCRHLCLCTECDRVAQACPLCLTARNSSVEAFLS
- the LOC107946710 gene encoding BOI-related E3 ubiquitin-protein ligase 1 isoform X1, whose protein sequence is MAVQAQYPSNVLLLNRSGQEGHEFSLQQQGGGVYVDQSHMFFNSSNNNNNPRKRGREMAAVATTAPVNSFSLQTQPPQFIELSQLQRPNVVSTGLCLSFGDQQHLHQNQNQSYEHQHQNLVSSSTAFLSIISDELATQIKRQREELDQFLQAQGEALRRTLAEKRHRHFRALLGAAEESVARRLRDKEAEVEKAKQRNAELETRVAQLNVEAQVWQAKARAQEATAASLQAQLQQAIMSGGAAVSMHDSRRGEEGVKCGEGQAVDAESAYVDPDRVVASWGPACKACRKRLASMVLLPCRHLCLCTECDRVAQACPLCLTARNSSVEAFLS